One genomic region from Vitis riparia cultivar Riparia Gloire de Montpellier isolate 1030 chromosome 17, EGFV_Vit.rip_1.0, whole genome shotgun sequence encodes:
- the LOC117904283 gene encoding organic cation/carnitine transporter 1: protein MEDGAEEQLFHEESCQVEMTVEEVIERHVGSLGLSQLVQVVLVSLAWMFDSQNTLVTIFTDAQPSEWRCKAEACSDGGGGGGVCGLLPGTWEWVAGHGSTTIAEWGLICNHKFLAAIPTSLFFLGSLLGSGVSGRLADAYLGRKKTVVISCILTSATAFLTSLAPNLCIYALLRFANGFARSGIGICCLVLSTEVVGRKWRGQVGQYGFFFFTTGFLSLPLIAYPSRSSWRNVYRIISLFPVSYSLLILPFVSESPRWLLVRGRGQEAVDVLNKFARLNGKKLPQNLRLANPGGVDEGEPIKRKKSLWSTGWAAKRMVMVMLAGFGVGFVYYGVQLNVENLSFNLYLTVTINAIMEIPAVLIGSVLLSFTNRRLLFSSSICLAGVACIVCIFFSEAGGRRRREESRGSWPQLSIEAIGFMAASTAFDVLYIYCVELFPTNVRNFAVSMLRQSLMLGASIAPLLVVVGRLSPARSFLIFGILSMVSGLLGMSLPETKNAPLYETLEQQEEEEKLTCLASDDSGLELGK from the exons ATGGAGGATGGAGCTGAAGAACAGCTTTTTCATGAAGAGAGCTGTCAGGTAGAGATGACGGTGGAGGAGGTGATAGAAAGGCACGTGGGCTCGCTGGGATTATCGCAGCTGGTGCAGGTGGTGCTGGTGTCGTTGGCGTGGATGTTCGATTCACAGAACACTTTGGTAACCATATTCACAGACGCACAGCCATCTGAATGGAGATGCAAAGCAGAAGCATGTAgcgatggtggtggtggtggtggtgtttgTGGGCTTTTGCCGGGCACTTGGGAGTGGGTGGCTGGGCATGGAAGCACCACTATTGCCGAGTGGGGTCTCATCTGTAACCACAAGTTTCTCGCTGCCATACCCACTTCCTTGTTCTTCCTCGGCTCTCTCCTCG GGTCCGGTGTATCCGGGCGGTTGGCAGACGCATACTTGGGAAGGAAGAAGACAGTGGTGATCTCATGCATCCTAACCTCTGCAACTGCATTCCTCACTTCCCTCGCTCCCAACCTCTGCATCTATGCACTCCTCCGCTTCGCTAACGGCTTCGCCAGGTCCGGGATCGGCATCTGCTGTCTCGTCCTCTCCACGGAAGTAGTTGGCCGCAAATGGCGTGGCCAAGTCGGCCAATAcggcttcttcttcttcaccactGGCTTCCTCTCCCTTCCCTTGATCGCCTATCCCTCAAGAAGCTCTTGGAGAAATGTATATAGAATCATCTCCCTCTTTCCTGTCTCTTACTCTCTTCTCATACTCCCCTTCGTGTCAGAATCGCCACGGTGGTTGCTTGTCAGGGGGAGAGGCCAAGAGGCAGTTGATGTGTTGAACAAGTTCGCCAGACTCAATGGGAAGAAGCTGCCCCAGAATCTGAGACTTGCGAACCCGGGTGGAGTGGACGAAGGCGAACCCATCAAGAGGAAGAAGAGTCTGTGGAGCACAGGGTGGGCCGCTAAAAGAATGGTAATGGTGATGTTAGCTGGTTTTGGGGTTGGGTTTGTTTACTACGGTGTGCAACTCAATGTTGAAAACCTTAGCTTCAACCTCTACTTGACTGTTACCATCAATGCAATCATGGAGATTCCTGCTGTTCTCATCGGCTCCGTGCTCTTGAGTTTCACAAACCGCCGTCTTCTTTTCTCCAGCTCCATTTGCTTAGCTGGAGTTGCATGCATTGTGTGCATCTTCTTCTCCGAAGCAGGAGGGCGTCGGAGGAGAGAAGAATCCAGGGGGAGTTGGCCCCAATTGAGCATTGAAGCCATTGGGTTCATGGCTGCTTCCACAGCATTTGATGTGCTATATATTTACTGCGTAGAGCTTTTTCCCACCAATGTGAGGAACTTTGCAGTGTCAATGCTGCGACAATCACTGATGTTAGGAGCTTCGATTGCGCCACTGTTGGTTGTTGTTGGGCGGTTGAGTCCGGCTCGatcatttcttatatttggaaTTCTTTCCATGGTTAGTGGACTATTGGGAATGTCTCTTCCTGAGACCAAGAATGCACCTCTCTACGAGACTCTGGAGCAGCAAGAAGAAGAGGAGAAACTCACTTGCCTAGCATCAGATGATTCAGGTTTGGAACTTGGCAAGTAG